The proteins below are encoded in one region of Streptomyces roseirectus:
- a CDS encoding bifunctional methylenetetrahydrofolate dehydrogenase/methenyltetrahydrofolate cyclohydrolase, with protein sequence MSARLLDGKATAAALRGELAERVAKLTAGGARPPGLGTILVGDDPGSRAYVAGKHRDCAQVGIASIRVDLPADATQAQVEDAIGELNADPACTGYIVQLPLPAHLDAGAVLERVDPAKDADGLHPVNLGRLVLGVDAPLPCTPRGVVELLRRHDVPLAGARVCVVGRGVTVGRPLGLLLTRRSENATVTLCHTGTQGLAWHVREADIVVAAAGVPGLITPDMLRPGAAVLDVGITRTPSGLVGDIHPDCARTAAWLAPMPGGVGPMTRAMLLANVVEAAERNAA encoded by the coding sequence ATGAGCGCGCGACTGCTCGACGGCAAGGCGACCGCCGCCGCCCTGCGTGGCGAACTCGCCGAACGTGTGGCCAAGTTGACCGCCGGCGGCGCCCGCCCGCCGGGGCTCGGCACGATCCTCGTCGGCGACGACCCCGGCAGCCGGGCTTACGTCGCCGGCAAGCACCGCGACTGCGCCCAGGTCGGCATCGCCTCGATCCGCGTCGACCTCCCGGCGGACGCGACACAGGCACAGGTCGAGGACGCGATCGGCGAACTGAACGCCGACCCCGCCTGCACCGGCTACATCGTCCAGCTCCCGCTGCCCGCGCACCTCGACGCGGGCGCCGTCCTGGAGCGCGTGGACCCCGCCAAGGACGCGGACGGCCTGCACCCCGTCAACCTCGGCCGCCTCGTCCTCGGCGTCGACGCGCCCCTGCCGTGCACCCCGCGCGGCGTTGTCGAACTCCTGCGCCGCCACGACGTCCCGCTGGCCGGCGCGCGCGTCTGCGTGGTCGGCCGCGGCGTCACCGTCGGCCGTCCCCTCGGCCTCCTGCTGACCCGCCGCTCGGAGAACGCCACCGTCACCCTCTGCCACACCGGCACCCAGGGCCTGGCCTGGCACGTCCGCGAGGCCGACATCGTCGTGGCCGCCGCCGGCGTCCCCGGCCTCATCACCCCCGACATGCTCCGCCCCGGCGCCGCCGTCCTCGACGTCGGCATCACCCGCACCCCCTCCGGCCTCGTCGGCGACATCCACCCCGACTGCGCCCGCACCGCCGCCTGGCTCGCCCCGATGCCCGGCGGAGTGGGCCCGATGACCCGGGCGATGCTGCTGGCGAACGTGGTGGAGGCGGCGGAGCGGAACGCGGCGTGA
- a CDS encoding GNAT family N-acetyltransferase, whose product MTDLAESIESMEQLTAGWRTLVLDRSPDADVRDLPGIAVRWAESRFLFWNCVTLTEAGLEPGLLERRLGEAADVMRAKKQGGFLWLFEDLLTPDARAALAPAAEQAGLAHAFPGTGMAGDLLPLPEPGHPELTFVRVRDDEQLRAYADLNSRAYGFDVEDGRDGLVGSVLWKTGVHAYLGLRDGVPVTCAATVETDGRLFVVLVATDPAWERRGYGEAVTRKALYEGGRATGLTRATLHATAAGAPVYPRIGFRANSPMSFWALAN is encoded by the coding sequence GTGACCGACCTTGCGGAGTCGATCGAGTCCATGGAGCAACTGACGGCCGGCTGGCGGACGTTGGTGCTCGACCGGAGCCCGGACGCCGACGTCAGGGACCTGCCGGGGATCGCCGTGCGGTGGGCGGAGAGCCGGTTCCTGTTCTGGAACTGTGTGACGCTGACCGAGGCGGGGCTCGAACCCGGCCTGTTGGAGCGGCGGTTGGGCGAGGCGGCGGACGTCATGCGGGCGAAGAAGCAGGGCGGTTTCCTGTGGCTGTTCGAGGACCTGCTGACCCCGGATGCCCGCGCCGCGCTGGCGCCGGCCGCCGAACAGGCGGGCCTCGCCCACGCGTTCCCCGGCACGGGCATGGCCGGTGACCTGCTGCCGCTGCCCGAACCCGGCCATCCGGAGCTGACGTTCGTCCGGGTGCGCGACGACGAGCAGTTGCGGGCATACGCGGATCTCAACTCCCGTGCGTACGGCTTCGATGTGGAGGACGGGCGGGACGGGCTGGTCGGGTCCGTGCTGTGGAAGACGGGCGTGCACGCGTATCTGGGGCTGCGGGACGGCGTCCCGGTGACGTGCGCGGCGACCGTGGAGACGGACGGGCGGCTGTTCGTCGTCCTCGTCGCGACGGATCCCGCCTGGGAGCGGCGGGGTTACGGGGAGGCGGTGACGCGGAAGGCGCTGTACGAGGGTGGCCGGGCCACGGGGCTGACCCGGGCCACCCTGCACGCGACGGCGGCGGGGGCGCCGGTGTACCCGAGGATCGGGTTCCGGGCCAACTCGCCTATGTCGTTCTGGGCGTTGGCGAACTAG
- the asnB gene encoding asparagine synthase (glutamine-hydrolyzing) yields MCGIAGWVSFDRELKGEGAVLDAMTETMECRGPDDRGVWVEGPVGLGHRRLAIIDLPGGRQPMSFATPHGNVAMVYSGEAYNFTELRRELTDRGHRFTTDSDTEVVLHGYLEWGDKVAERLNGMYAFAVWDGRENKLVMIRDRMGIKPFYYYETPDGVLFGSEPKAILANPLARPRVTLDGLRELFTMVKTPGHAVWDGMAEVEPGTVVTVDRTGLRRRVYWELETREHTDDRDTTIATVRELLDDIVRRQLVADVPRCTLLSGGLDSSAMTAIAARQLGAHGEKVRSFAVDFVGQTDRFVADELRGTPDTPFVHDVARSAHTEHQDIVLDPQALADPEIRAKVVRARDLPAGFGDMDASLYLLFKAIRRESTVALSGESADEVFGGYRQFFDEEARKGTTFPWLANFGRTFGDDTETLRPDLLTALDLDGYIADGHRTAVKGVQRLDGESDFEYGMRRMSHLHLTRFVRILLDRKDRASMAVGLEVRVPFCDHRLVEYVYNTPWALKSFDGREKSLLREATADVLPKSVYDRVKSPYPSTQDPDYATALQDQAKDLLARPAHPVFDLVDKNGLSRLAHRDTPVSGQAERRGLERALDLALWLDLYRPEISLG; encoded by the coding sequence ATGTGTGGGATCGCCGGGTGGGTTTCCTTCGACAGGGAACTGAAGGGCGAGGGTGCGGTATTGGATGCGATGACGGAGACGATGGAGTGCCGGGGCCCGGACGACCGGGGCGTGTGGGTGGAGGGCCCGGTGGGCCTCGGACACCGGCGGCTGGCGATCATCGACCTGCCCGGCGGCCGGCAGCCGATGAGCTTCGCCACGCCGCACGGCAACGTGGCGATGGTCTACTCCGGCGAGGCGTACAACTTCACCGAGCTGCGCCGCGAACTCACCGACAGGGGACACCGGTTCACCACCGACTCGGACACCGAGGTCGTCCTGCACGGCTACCTGGAGTGGGGCGACAAGGTCGCCGAACGCCTCAACGGGATGTACGCGTTCGCGGTCTGGGACGGCCGCGAGAACAAACTCGTGATGATCCGCGACCGCATGGGCATCAAGCCCTTCTACTACTACGAGACCCCGGACGGCGTCCTGTTCGGCTCGGAGCCGAAGGCGATCCTCGCCAACCCCCTGGCCCGCCCCCGCGTCACCCTCGACGGCCTGCGTGAACTCTTCACGATGGTCAAGACGCCGGGCCACGCCGTCTGGGACGGCATGGCGGAGGTCGAACCCGGCACGGTCGTCACCGTGGACCGCACGGGCCTGCGCCGGCGCGTCTACTGGGAGCTGGAGACCCGGGAGCACACCGACGACCGGGACACCACGATCGCGACGGTCAGGGAACTCCTCGACGACATCGTCCGCCGCCAGCTCGTCGCCGATGTCCCCCGCTGCACCCTCCTCTCCGGCGGCCTCGACTCCTCCGCGATGACGGCGATCGCGGCCCGACAGCTCGGCGCGCACGGCGAGAAGGTGCGCAGCTTCGCCGTCGACTTCGTCGGCCAGACCGACCGCTTCGTCGCCGACGAACTGCGCGGCACCCCCGACACCCCCTTCGTGCACGACGTCGCCCGCTCCGCCCACACCGAGCACCAGGACATCGTCCTGGACCCCCAGGCCCTCGCCGACCCGGAGATCCGCGCGAAGGTCGTACGGGCCCGCGACCTGCCCGCCGGGTTCGGCGACATGGACGCCTCGCTGTACCTGCTGTTCAAGGCGATCCGCCGCGAGTCGACGGTAGCCCTCTCCGGCGAGTCCGCCGACGAAGTCTTCGGCGGCTACCGCCAGTTCTTCGACGAGGAGGCCCGCAAGGGCACCACCTTCCCCTGGCTGGCCAACTTCGGCCGCACCTTCGGCGACGACACCGAGACCCTGCGCCCCGACCTGCTGACCGCCCTCGACCTCGACGGCTACATCGCCGACGGCCACCGCACCGCCGTCAAGGGCGTCCAACGCCTCGACGGCGAGAGCGACTTCGAGTACGGCATGCGCCGCATGAGCCACCTCCACCTCACCCGCTTCGTCCGCATCCTCCTCGACCGCAAGGACCGCGCGAGCATGGCCGTCGGCCTGGAGGTCCGCGTCCCCTTCTGCGACCACCGCCTCGTCGAGTACGTCTACAACACCCCCTGGGCGCTGAAGTCCTTCGACGGCCGTGAGAAGAGCCTCCTGCGCGAGGCCACCGCCGACGTCCTGCCCAAGTCCGTCTACGACAGGGTCAAGAGCCCCTACCCCTCCACCCAGGACCCCGACTACGCCACCGCCCTCCAGGACCAGGCCAAGGACCTCCTCGCCCGGCCCGCGCACCCCGTCTTCGACCTCGTCGACAAGAACGGCCTCAGCCGCCTCGCCCACCGCGACACCCCCGTCAGCGGCCAGGCCGAGCGGCGCGGCCTGGAACGCGCGCTCGACCTGGCCCTCTGGCTGGACCTGTACCGGCCCGAGATCAGCCTCGGCTAG